The sequence AAGAAGCAGAAGAGTTCTGTAAGATCAATTACGGAGTTACCTTTCCGGTATTTGCCAAAGTTGATGTTAATGGACCAGATGCCAGCCCTCTTTTTGAATATTTGAAGGGTCAGCAGCCGGGTTCAGAAGAGAGCAGTGATATTGCTTGGAATTTCACTAAATTTCTCGTTGATCGCACGGGCAATGTTGTGGCCCGCTTCGAACCGAAGCAAGCACCAGAAACAATGAAGGAAAACATTGAGTCACTATTATAGAGCACTAACCTCCCATGAATAGTTAAACAATCCTTTCAGGTCCGCTATAGACGCGGCTTGGGAGGTTTTTTTCTGAAAATAATACTTGACGCTTTTCAAAGACCTTGTATCCTTTGAATAGAGCGATATGAATTAGGATAATAACGGCAGGAGGGTTCTTTTCAAGCATGAGGTTAATTACAGAGATCGCATCAGAAGCAGGGATTGATGAGCAACATCTGGAACTGTACGGCAAATATAAAAGCAAACTGTCACCATCCCTATGGGAGGATCTGAAGCATAAGCCCGATGGTAAGCTGGTATTGGTCACTGCGGTCAATCCGACGCCAGCTGGGGAAGGCAAGACGTTAACGACGATCGGATTGGCCCAGGCCATGAATGCGGCGGGCGTTAAGACTGTTGCAGCTCTGCGTGAGCCATCCCTCGGCCCATGCCTTGGCATGAAGGGCGGCGCTACCGGCGGCGGCAAATCGCAGATCGTGCCTGCGGATGAGATTAACCTGCACTTTACGGGTGATATTCATGCGGTTACGTCTGCACATAATCTGTTGTCGGCCATGATCGATAATCATATATTCCAAGGCAATGAGCTGGGTCTTGATCCGCAGCGCATCGTATGGAAACGCGTGATGGATATGAATGATCGCAGCCTGCGCAGCATTGTGACCGGACTTGGTGATGGCAATGGAACGGTACGTGAGAGTGGATTCCAGATTACGACCGCATCCGAAATTATGGCTGTACTCTGTCTCTGTGATAACCTCGCTGATCTGAAGAAGCGCTTGAGCCGGATGCTGATCGGATATGATCAGTTGGGGCGGCCGGTGGCTGCCAAAGAGATAGGGGCTGTTGAAGCTATGACTGCGCTGCTTAAAGAAGCGGTTAAGCCCAATTTGGTACAGACTTTAGAGGGAACTCCGGTCATCGTCCACGGTGGACCTTTTGCAAATATTGCCCATGGCTGTAGCAGTGTTATTGGTACCCGTTATGCATTGAAGCTGGGAGATGTTGTGGTCACGGAAGCAGGATTCGGTGCTGACCTTGGGGCTGAGAAGTTCATGGATATTAAATGCCGTCAAGCTGGGCTGGCACCTTCGGCAGCGGTGCTTGTCGTAACGGTGAAATCGCTGAAGTATAACGGTGGCGTTCGCAAGGATGAGCTGCAAACCGAGAATCGGGAAGCCTTGCTGACCGGATTGTCCAATATGGAGCG comes from Paenibacillus sp. 19GGS1-52 and encodes:
- a CDS encoding glutathione peroxidase, with amino-acid sequence MSIYSFAGVTPSGKEVSFTEYEGKVLLIANTASKCGLTPQYGDLQKLYEQYGEQGLVILGFPCNQFASQEPGTSEEAEEFCKINYGVTFPVFAKVDVNGPDASPLFEYLKGQQPGSEESSDIAWNFTKFLVDRTGNVVARFEPKQAPETMKENIESLL
- a CDS encoding formate--tetrahydrofolate ligase; translated protein: MRLITEIASEAGIDEQHLELYGKYKSKLSPSLWEDLKHKPDGKLVLVTAVNPTPAGEGKTLTTIGLAQAMNAAGVKTVAALREPSLGPCLGMKGGATGGGKSQIVPADEINLHFTGDIHAVTSAHNLLSAMIDNHIFQGNELGLDPQRIVWKRVMDMNDRSLRSIVTGLGDGNGTVRESGFQITTASEIMAVLCLCDNLADLKKRLSRMLIGYDQLGRPVAAKEIGAVEAMTALLKEAVKPNLVQTLEGTPVIVHGGPFANIAHGCSSVIGTRYALKLGDVVVTEAGFGADLGAEKFMDIKCRQAGLAPSAAVLVVTVKSLKYNGGVRKDELQTENREALLTGLSNMERHIENLGKFGVPVLVAINHFAGDSELEIHDIQEACRRLNVPAAVSKVWAEGGAGGLELAAELKKLLDQSDTESFTPLYENSLDIPSKINKIVHEIYRGADVAFSPAAKRSLAIIERLGLHDLQVCMAKTPYSFSDQPRLLGAPVGFTMGVRDITLSLGAGFAVVITGNIVTMPGLPAKPAAESLRIDEDGELHGLV